One window from the genome of Cryptococcus neoformans var. neoformans JEC21 chromosome 12 sequence encodes:
- a CDS encoding Baker yeast's zinc finger protein RTS2, putative, whose translation MGRAEAGSTKAIANAIKAKGLGRLRWYCQVCEKQCRDENGFQAHCRSEPHMRKIMLLGPKAGQAISDFSRQFQSEFLLLLRTRHLTNRVQANKVYNEYIQDKHHVHMNATRWVTLSGFIQTIGKEGLVKVDEDEKGIWIQWVDNRPETLSKQAAAMKVERSQMDSEERERKMLEEQIARARAQQADQPDLTVGLQKKEGEKIKLNLFGASEPKTEEGKEEESASASAETKPTIGFGKLSAPGTAKPLAVSTNPLKRPAPVNVFKSSKAAKTESGGSAINGDSNGAPKYKSEAERLMMEDQARKASRGQGQGQGYRGFGPSRGGR comes from the exons ATGGGTagagcagaagcaggaagCACGAAGGCAATTGCCAATGCCATCAAAGCAAAAG GTCTCGGAAGGTTGCGATGGTATTGTCAAGTTTGTGAAAAGCAATGTCGGGATGAAAATGGTTTCCAG GCTCATTGCCGATCCGAACCTCATATGCGCAAAATCATGCTTCTCGGTCCCAAAGCTGGTCAAGCGATCTCGGACTTCTCCCGTCAATTCCAATCAGaattccttctcctccttcgcACCCGTCACCTCACCAACCGAGTTCAAGCCAACAAGGTGTACAACGAGTACATTCAGGATAAGCACCATGTACATATGAATGCTACTCGATGGGTTACATTGAGCGGATTTATCCAGACAATAGGAAAAGAGGGTTTAGTTAAAgttgacgaagacgaaaagGGAATCTGGATTCAGTGGGTTGATAACCGGCCAGAGACTCTTTCTAAGCAG GCGGCCGCTATGAAAGTCGAACGATCTCAGATGGACAGTGAAGAGCGTGAACGAAAGATGCTGGAAGAGCAGATTGCTCGTGCCCGCGCTCAGCAAGCGGATCAGCCGGATTTGACCGTTGGAttgcaaaagaaggagggggagaagatCAAGCTCAATCTCTTTGGTGCTTCCGAACCCAAGActgaagaaggcaaggaagaagaaagcgcCTCGGCATCCGCCGAGACTAAGCCTACTATTGGTTTTGGCAAGCTTTCAGCCCCTGGTACTGCTAAACCTTTGGCAGTTTCGACCAACCCTCTCAAGCGTCCAGCTCCTGTCAATGTTTTCAAGTCTTCAAAAGCCGCCAAGACTGAGTCTGGCGGATCTGCGATTAACGGGGATAGTAATGGCGCACCAAAATATAAGAGTGAAGCAGAGAgattgatgatggaggatCAAGCTAGGAAAGCTAGTAGAGGTCAAGGACAGGGGCAGGGGTACAGAGGTTTCGGACCTTCAAGAGGAGGGCGCTAG
- a CDS encoding pyruvate dehydrogenase e1 component beta subunit, mitochondrial precursor, putative: MASTITRSIPRALRARTAPLSTAARLVARNALLTTAAPTVPRSPARFLLAEGQRRAASSDEGVTMMTVRDALNQAMEEEMIRDETVFIIGEEVARYNGAYKITKGLLDKFGEDRVIDTPITEAGFTGMAVGAALAGLRPVCEFMTWNFAMQSIDQIVNSGGKTHYMSGGNVPCPVVFRGPNGAAAGVGAQHSQDYCAWYGSVPGLKVISPWSASDCKGLLKSAIRDSNPVCFLENELLYGVQFPMTKEELSEDFLIPIGKAKIEKAGSDVTIVAHSKMVTHSLEAAELLEKEEGIKVEVINLRSIRPLDIETIITSVKKTKHLITVEGGFPAFGVGSEILAQICESTAFDFLDAPPERITGADVPTPYAESLETMAFPDTPLIAKVIRRHLYRQ; the protein is encoded by the exons ATGGCTTCCACGATCACACGCAGCATCCCCCGCGCACTCCGCGCCCGCACCGCCCCCCTCTCCACCGCCGCGCGGCTCGTCGCCCGGAATGCCCTCCTCACCACCGCAGCGCCCACCGTCCCCAGGAGCCCTGCCAGGTTCTTGCTCGCCGAGGGCCAGAGGAGGGCCGCCAGCTCCGACGAAGGCGTCACGATGATG ACTGTGCGAGACGCGCTCAACCAggcgatggaggaggagatgatcCGTGACGAGaccgtcttcatcatcggcgAAGAGGTTGCCAGGTACAACGGTGCTTACAAG ATCACCAAGGGACTGCTGGACAAGTTTGGAGAGGACCGGGTCATCGAC ACACCCATTACCGAGGCTGGTTTCACTGGTATGGCCGTCGGTGCCGCCCTTGCCGGTCTCCGACCCGTTTGCGAGTTCA TGACTTGGAACTTTGCCATGCAGTCTATCGACCAAATCGTCAACTCGGGCGGCAAGACCCACTACATGTCTGGTGGTAACGTCCCCTGTCCCGTCGTCTTCCGTGGTCCCAACGGTGCCGCTGCCGGTGTCGGCGCTCAGCACTCTCAGGACTACTGCGCGTGGTACGGAAGTGTGCCCGGTTTGAAGGTCATCTCCCCCTGGAGTGCGTCCGACTGCAAGGGCTTGTTGAAGAGCGCTATCAGGGATTCCAACCCC GTCTGTTTCCTCGAGAACGAGCTCCTCTACGGTGTCCAATTCCCCATGACCAAGGAAGAACTCTCCGAGGACTTCCTCATCCCGATCGGCAAGGCCAAGATTGAAAAGGCCGGTTCCGACGTCACCATCGTCGCCCACAGCAAGATGGTCACCCACTCTCTTGAGGCTGCCGAGTtgctggagaaggaggaaggtatCAAGGTCGAGGTCATCAACCTTAGGAGTATCAGGCCGTTGGATATTGAGACTATCATCACGAGCGTGAAGAAGACCAAGCACCTGATCACCGTTGAGGGTGGTTTCCCTG CGTTCGGTGTCGGTTCCGAAATCCTTGCCCAGATCTGCGAGTCTACCGCTTTCGACTTCCTCGACGCTCCCCCTGAGCGAATCACCGGTGCTGACGTTCCCACTCCT TACGCCGAGTCCCTCGAAACGATGGCTTTCCCCGACACACCCTTGATCGCCAAGGTTATCAGGCGTCACCTCT ACCGCCAATAG
- a CDS encoding essential conserved GTPase, putative, protein MRRIAPVLLRPLAARAYAAKPLDIDHVQDPDFEDVLGELTRRRRKADAKRRQYGSSFVDHAIVTVRGGKGGNGAAALEASLRGPSFPSGGNGAHGGSVYITTSPELTSLATVKKRLIAGAGGSGGGAFKHGRKGEDLVVQVPVGTIVRELKREGEEERMEREEDDLGLSDAEKKKKRWQRWFIAHPSTKGEVSEEEYADGEDLLRRERRWIAHTPSFDQTPPFHLDISEPLDEPVLIASGGSGGLGNPFFPSPRLASRGTLPPTHTFEFELKLLADVGLVGFPNAGKSTILRALTGRRAEVAGYQFTTLNPQIGVVRVYEDGSWGVGKEEVVETWIEREREDFSRQTGGPFPASRIKNGREDKMERLRFTLSDNPGLLPMASQNVGLGHSFLRSIERSPVLAYVLDLTKPSPVQDLQVLKTELEAYKPGLSERAGVVVLNKGDAVPEEEGKKRVEEVAAFVSEHKSGQVIVLSGRYGLGMETLVALLADNVEKARIERAEMLDRERKAVKEEPVSHRVSGFGLKK, encoded by the exons ATGCGCCGTATCGCACCCGTACTCCTGCGCCCGCTCGCAGCCAGGGCATATGCAGCCAAGCCGCTCGACATCGACCACGTCCAGGACCCGGACTTTGAGGATGTGCTCGGCGAGCTCACGCGGAGACGCAGGAAAGCAGATGCAAAACGGCGCCAATAC GGATCGTCCTTTGTGGACCATGCGATAGTCACTGTGCGCGGCGGCAAGGGCGGCAACGGCGCGGCAGCGCTCGAGGCGTCTCTTCGAGGACCATCGTTTCCCTCGGGCGGCAACGGCGCCCACGGCGGCTCCGTCTACATCACCACGTCGCCCGAGCTCACGTCACTCGCTACCGTGAAAAAGCGTCTGATAGCCGGTGCTGGCGGCTCAGGCGGGGGAGCGTTCAAGCACGGACGGAAAGGCGAGGACCTGGTGGTCCAGGTCCCGGTGGGCACGATCGTGCGTGAGCTGAAGCGcgaaggggaggaagagaggatggagagggaggaagacgatTTGGGACTATCAGATgcggagaaaaagaagaaacggTGGCAGAGATGGTTCATTGCGCATCCCTCCACAAAGGGCGAGGtcagtgaagaagagtatgCCGACGGAGAAGATCTTTTACGCCGCGAGAGACGGTGGATCGCGCATACACCCTCGTTTGACCAGACGcctcccttccatctcgaCATTAGCGAACCGCTTGACGAGCCAGTCTTAATAGCCTCTGGCGGGTCCGGCGGGCTGGGcaaccccttcttcccttcacCAAGGTTGGCCTCTCGCGGCACCCTCCCGCCCACACACACATTTGAATTCGAGCTTAAACTGCTCGCCGACGTCGGCCTCGTCGGTTTCCCGAACGCGGGGAAATCAACCATCCTCCGTGCACTTACCGGCCGTCGTGCAGAGGTTGCCGGCTACCAATTCACGACGCTCAACCCGCAAATCGGGGTGGTCAGAGTGTACGAAGACGGTTCATGGGGCGTAGgcaaagaggaagtggtCGAGACGTGGATCGAGCGTGAACGTGAAGACTTTTCTCGCCAGACGGGTGGTCCGTTCCCTGCATCGCGCATTAAAAATGGCCGAGAGGACAAAATGGAGCGACTCCGCTTCACCTTGTCAGATAACCCGGGTCTGTTACCCATGGCATCCCAAAACGTCGGTCTCGGCCACTCTTTCCTTCGATCTATCGAACGGTCCCCCGTCCTGGCCTACGTCCTCGATCTCACGAAACCGTCCCCGGTACAGGATCTTCAAGTGCTGAAAACAGAGCTTGAAGCTTATAAACCCGGGCTGAGCGAGCGTGCGGGCGTGGTCGTGCTGAACAAGGGCGATGCAGTacctgaagaagaaggcaagaagcgggtggaggaggtcgCGGCGTTTGTGAGCGAGCATAAAAGTGGTCAGGTTATCGTCCTCAGCGGCAGGTACGGTCTCGGGATGGAGACGCTTGTTGCTCTCCTAGCGGATAATGTGGAAAAGGCGAGGATCGAGAGGGCGGAAATGTTGGacagggagaggaaggcggtGAAGGAGGAACCGGTCAGCCATCGGGTGAGCGGGTTTGGTTTGAAAAAGTAG